In Engraulis encrasicolus isolate BLACKSEA-1 chromosome 24, IST_EnEncr_1.0, whole genome shotgun sequence, a single genomic region encodes these proteins:
- the chst3a gene encoding carbohydrate sulfotransferase 3a, which yields MRNKYAILIICIVVLVIIEKENSIISRVSDKLTLRQTPQTPQTMAEFTVSAPIVLEDNGSVSPTLPYPDIAAVASPPDDRGVLMNTTQGGGTSSTSTSTSTTSSGNGTVGVATAAAGGRKHILLVASTRTGSSFVGELFNQQGATMFYLFEPLWHVERQLTLDTGVINASAASWSYRDVLRQLFLCDFRMLESFINPPPLEHVTAALFRRESSMALCEEEVCSPVVKEVFERYRCRTRRCGPLNLTLAAAACRAKQHVTIKTVRVRQLETMRPLTEDPRLDTRFIQLVRDPRAILASRMVAFSSKYQTWKTWGEVNGGEVPIEDEEVKKLQGNCNQIKTSAELGLSGPEWLRGRYMLVRYEDIARYPMQKAAQMFAFTGIPFTPQAREWILQNTHATAEEVHGVYSTQKNSSEQVEKWRFSIPFKLAQVVQQVCGPTMQLFGYKFVNSEQTLLNKSVSLLEEREFNVS from the exons ATGAGAAACAAATATGCAATCCTCATCATTTGCATTGTGGTGCTGGTCATCATCGAAAAAGAAAACAGCATTATTTCGAG GGTCTCCGATAAGCTGACACTCAGACAGACGCCGCAAACCCCTCAGACCATGGCAGAGTTCACAGTGTCTGCTCCCATTGTCCTGGAGGACAATGGCTCTGTCTCTCCCACACTCCCATATCCTGACATAGCGGCGGTGGCCAGCCCGCCCGACGACCGAGGTGTGTTGATGAACACCACCCAGGGAGGGGGGACCagtagcaccagcaccagcaccagcaccaccagcagcggCAACGGGACTGTGGGGGTCGCCACTGCCGCCGCGGGGGGTCGCAAGCACATCCTGCTGGTGGCCAGCACCAGGACGGGCTCCTCGTTTGTGGGCGAGCTCTTCAACCAGCAGGGCGCCACCATGTTCTACCTCTTCGAGCCGCTGTGGCACGTGGAGCGGCAGCTGACCCTGGACACGGGGGTCATCAACGCCTCGGCCGCCTCCTGGAGCTACCGCGACGTGCTCCGCCAGCTCTTCCTCTGCGACTTCCGCATGCTGGAGAGCTTCATCAACCCGCCGCCGCTCGAGCACGTCACCGCGGCGCTGTTCCGGCGCGAGTCCAGCATGGCGCTGTGCGAGGAGGAGGTCTGCTCACCGGTGGTCAAGGAGGTGTTCGAGAGGTACCGCTGCCGCACGCGCCGCTGCGGGCCCCTGAACCTCACGCTGGCCGCCGCGGCCTGCCGGGCCAAGCAGCACGTGACCATTAAGACGGTGCGCGTGAGGCAGCTGGAGACCATGCGGCCGCTGACGGAGGACCCACGGCTGGACACGCGGTTCATCCAGCTGGTGCGAGACCCGCGCGCCATCCTGGCCTCGCGCATGGTGGCCTTCTCCTCCAAGTACCAGACCTGGAAGACGTGGGGGGAGGTGAACGGCGGCGAGGTGCCCATCGAGGACGAGGAGGTCAAGAAGCTCCAGGGCAACTGCAACCAGATCAAGACGTCCGCCGAGTTGGGCCTGTCGGGGCCCGAGTGGCTGCGCGGACGCTACATGCTGGTGCGCTACGAGGACATCGCGCGCTACCCCATGCAGAAGGCCGCGCAGATGTTCGCCTTCACGGGGATCCCTTTCACCCCACAGGCCAGGGAGTGGATCCTCCAGAACACACACGCCACGGCAGAGGAGGTCCATGGCGTGTACTCCACCCAGAAGAACTCTTCAGAGCAGGTGGAGAAGTGGCGCTTCAGCATCCCGTTCAAGCTAGCTCAGGTGGTGCAGCAGGTGTGCGGGCCCACCATGCAGCTGTTCGGGTACAAGTTTGTGAACAGCGAGCAGACGCTACTGAATAAATCTGTCAGCTTGCTGGAAGAAAGGGAATTTAACGTATCCTAG